The Macrobrachium rosenbergii isolate ZJJX-2024 chromosome 8, ASM4041242v1, whole genome shotgun sequence genome includes a region encoding these proteins:
- the LOC136840672 gene encoding uncharacterized protein isoform X2 codes for MEFYLSREGFNDKFPLSGVKDKIIIGRSPSCDLHFSSPHISRSHCEITRLRPHGTLIIKNLRVTSSSDRIQEQNNTSKITASVPQRPQQNDSSLPLQNVNKREEVLSVPSPSSTTQEGSSSLINQHRKARRRSYQTETSSPAWIPENSNNSKNDDVEILELESTSASAHPNSNALQRQNALDHRALSSPGQSGTVCFDKTKSFHCNKDENAKPAEDKLSGVKERRYSADARPAASISETPVQRRISFEGNREGSDQMRRTNSQTKQSGFQEKPLNVVSPYEHTKLVNQGALKSVSQGHPSNSRVVAAVEHRENAGGTAQASWLDDLSNLQPNTVKDSRGSFGFTPSLHSINDGSPRLQKDVSEKSRISKLSLSNNRHHVEHVYYSHEEIEENKPSPINQKSRQPSDDSADREPVCKTSLFPAAMEKSNPLSDLGNAVSPCSIDVTQPDPDERVKSSVNENPNQAHILEEEVCVALVSGDKEKENIKRKRNSLDSDENEEKEDGKRRKSSCEKKDDKVQKSEPENCPPVLDKGCQSVVVNKQGKGRSNYEQLPSQQLQGNESLVSNSGADQNLKLDQDRGHKGRSSTVSVKEKRTTLENEVEQKNNSGKLHKMQKSSSPVACDSDDESQIMPVMKTGKRKHRFIISSESESESGYEEEHTSGLKFIEENLIGKKCVIPLPRVSPDIIRAAGKGKAVLDEKDELKLVSSETDSETKSDGDICLFDDDELPDLSSPDTFTLPSQSKTKPPESKEKKKKSHLHEKKGVKPREKSSEQNSKVLDISDKGSHKHRDKRKGKYSEKTSTYDSSSCKKSKSDGKDKGITSVSTARGTVKSEGNSKEKEKCKVGLSNCSNIDKDAHHQDSANKKHEDDISVRIKKEKVEEVTSVVVKKEPEDNDSSNKMAVGDDDGDDDDDVIFMYSQIDETIWVSSDEEETPSQENGTFGPLPPSPDLGIASLFDEASSDSGSEITKKVEPNLPSADHLDEDDDDEQWFPVLSQSFWDDDDLMKPSEKEMSKEAKSQEFVPKPGPSGINVTPSSDTHISSWWPELSQGFDDEEEEVFNSDTGSSIEDSKAKSTGKSLDSVIEKFKNRGTRKAQLIEPKAPLPRTSNDSLRKRNRSSSGSTADKVKASHVRTSSKEKQQTSRKEISESHSKSSAKKRKKGPSLRDNLSNKFNLESYRALARQQPKEKEPPHGKTQDSCTKVTEQPKKSHLISDKPRSNENISIQKKTPHQESKEQSRPKVAAKITRKTRAEKLTEVNLFPSPQLPPSRSKRSTFTIPKKKTTPVSATGKPSESPIEKSSSTPGDSKVSSESFDPEESSRSPLCLPVAQLASSHSHNLSSLNRNEVKERTQNSESEIVRSSDEKNDNSGCSAPVQTEAIVMGSEEDKENEAGGKTIKSILKVLWNKKSSKKTVRFPVSSEELNKIKYISPRKNSEKLGRLEPRMKEVLPRELIFSKHDIPLNFPDHFIVHVCMWNYDWLETYRRVQEKIEVSGRNCMIKPPPVVKSISYPTLILYESFRDYKEIFSDLLYLEVWENIFRDWQKYRQNNTSIPVYIDKIDEDFTQRKHESMKSWRIKVITLLSQDQSNRGRHPAQGSLVSLKVSRDSERKKSQHVFGYVQDLLKQKRRMMPKELENAFPLADVALILEIRIAKEPGSELRCGNVLSLCNISYIRPFTRTWEGLCKLPLSPLCNDILSPRQDSFKPNHSAKYLVQEMPLNESQTQAVVQVSVKCVYDPHLPKLSLIHGPPGTGKTRTIVSLVAQIVRLSEETCMPNYRILLCAPSNAVADELTLRLVKLREINIPLRVVRVGIRDNIIPEVRGYSLDAFIAKHMNRELKTPKNLSARKEWERKKNMASAAAQDLAKAKKENKPKEAIRALEKRRDDLTRSLSEMEKSFAVNLSPKEHQALYKKCQKDYLLGAQVITTTLGGCFSGAMAEVFTGVDHPFTCCIVDEAGQCKETEMWLPLLYSMRKLVLVGDHRQLPATVLSKLAQDKNLKQSLFERLYHRFVVELQKDELVHTLDVQYRMHPAIAHWPSEHFYFNNLKTSPDVIQERSFDCIPYAVFDVKNSQERRGPRNELFNPTECHVVRLILDSIEPNISKLKIGVITPYQCQKFHLEKELNGFCNRLNININTIDGFQGQERDIIILSFVRANSASQIGFLSESQRLNVALTRARRSCYVVASLSSLSQNKDWQSLISNAGARNLVYEIHDSHMNEGYFKSVLRK; via the exons gtTACCTCTTCATCTGATCGGATTCAGGAACAAAATAACACTTCTAAAATTACAGCGTCTGTTCCACAGCGTCCGCAACAAAATGACAGTTCTCTGCCattgcaaaatgtaaataaaagagagGAAGTGTTGAGTGTTCCCTCTCCGTCTAGCACCACTCAAGAAGGGAGTTCATCTCTCATTAATCAGCACAGGAAGGCGAGACGTAGATCTTACCAGACGGAGACTTCTTCACCAGCGTGGATTCCAGAAAAtagcaataacagtaaaaatgatgaTGTAGAAATACTAGAGTTGGAGAGCACATCTGCGTCTGCGCACCCAAATTCAAATGCGCTTCAGAGACAAAATGCTCTTGACCACAGAGCTCTTTCATCTCCTGGACAATCGGGGACAGTGTGTTTTGATAAAACTAAGTCTTTCCATTGTAATAAAGATGAGAATGCAAAGCCAGCAGAGGACAAACTGTCTGGAGTCAAAGAAAGAAGGTACTCAGCAGATGCCAGGCCAGCTGCAAGTATTTCTGAAACACCAGTTCAAAGACGTATATCATTTGAGGGGAATAGGGAAGGGTCAGATCAAATGCGGAGGACGAATTCCCAAACAAAGCAGTCAGGTTTTCAGGAAAAGCCATTGAATGTTGTATCGCCGTATGAGCATACCAAGTTAGTAAACCAAGGTGCCTTAAAATCTGTGAGCCAGGGGCACCCTTCAAATTCACGAGTGGTGGCTGCAGTGGAGCACAGAGAAAATGCTGGAGGGACTGCTCAAGCTTCGTGGTTGGATGATCTGTCGAATCTACAGCCAAATACAGTAAAAGATTCTAGAGGATCCTTTGGTTTTACACCGTCTTTACATTCGATAAATGATGGCTCTCCAAGACTGCAGAAAGATGTCAGTGAAAAATCAAGAATTTCCAAACTATCACTTAGTAATAATAGACACCATGTAGAACATGTTTATTACAGTCATGAGGAAATTGAGGAAAACAAACCAAGTCCGATTAATCAGAAGTCTCGGCAACCGTCAGATGACAGTGCTGATAGAGAACCAGTTTGTAAGACATCACTATTCCCAGCAGCTATGGAAAAGAGTAACCCGCTATCTGATTTGGGCAACGCAGTTTCTCCCTGCAGTATTGATGTAACACAGCCTGATCCAGATGAAAGGGTTAAAAGTTCTGTCAATGAAAATCCCAATCAAGCTCACATTTTGGAAGAGGAGGTTTGTGTAGCTTTAGTATCGGGcgacaaggagaaagaaaatataaaaaggaaaaggaatagtCTGGatagtgatgaaaatgaagagaaagaagatggaaagagaagaaaaagcagtTGTGAAAAGAAAGATGACAAAGTACAAAAATCAGAACCGGAAAATTGTCCGCCAGTGTTAGATAAGGGCTGTCAGTCTGTTGTGGTGAATAAGCAGGGAAAAGGAAGATCTAATTATGAACAATTGCCCAGTCAGCAGTTACAGGGGAATGAAAGTCTTGTTTCCAATTCAGGTGCAGATCAGAACCTTAAACTAGACCAGGATAGAGGTCACAAAGGCAGATCAAGCACAGTTTCTGTGAAAGAGAAGAGAACTACATTGGAAAATGAAgtagaacaaaaaaataattcaggtaAGTTGCACAAAATGCAAAAGTCCAGCTCACCAGTGGCTTGTGATAGTGACGATGAATCTCAAATAATGCCTGTTATGAAAACTGGCAAAAGAAAGCACAGATTTATTATTAGTTCGGAGAGTGAGAGTGAGTCTGGATATGAGGAAGAGCATACAAGTGGACTGAAGTTTATCGAAGAAAACCTGATAGGGAAGAAATGTGTCATTCCATTACCTCGTGTCTCACCAGACATTATCAGAGCTGCTGGGAAAGGAAAAGCAGTTTTAGATGAAAAAGATGAGTTAAAGCTAGTGTCCTCAGAAACTGATTCTGAAACAAAATCTGATGGTGATATCTGtctctttgatgatgatgaactgCCAGATTTAAGTTCCCCAGACACTTTCACATTGCCAAGTCAGTCTAAAACTAAGCCCcctgaaagcaaagaaaagaaaaaaaaatctcatcttCATGAGAAGAAAGGTGTTAAGCCAAGGGAAAAATCATCAGAACAGAATTCAAAAGTTTTGGATATTTCAGACAAAGGATCTCACAAGCATAGAGACAAAAGGAAAGGGAAGTATTCAGAAAAGACAAGTACTTACGATAGCAGTTCATGTAAGAAAAGCaagagtgatggaaaggataaAGGCATTACTTCTGTCAGTACTGCAAGAGGAACCGTGAAGTCTGAAGGAAATtctaaagaaaaggagaaatgtaAAGTAGGATTATCCAACTGCAGCAATATTGACAAAGATGCTCATCACCAGGATTCAGCAAATAAGAAACACGAAGATGACATTAGCGTcagaattaaaaaggaaaaagtggagGAGGTTACATCAGTTGTGGTCAAGAAAGAACCAGAGGATAATGATTCATCGAATAaaatggcagttggagatgatgatggtgatgatgatgatgatgttatatttatgtattcacagATAGATGAAACAATATGGGTTTCCAGTGATGAAGAGGAAACTCCATCACAGGAAAATGGTACATTTGGTCCGCTACCTCCAAGCCCTGATTTGGGCATTGCAAGTTTATTTGATGAAGCTAGCTCTGATAGTGGCAGTGAGATAACCAAGAAAGTTGAGCCCAATTTACCTTCAGCTGATCATttagatgaggatgatgatgatgagcagtGGTTCCCTGTGCTTTCTCAGTCATTTTGGGATGATGATGACTTGATGAAACCTAGTGAGAAGGAGATGTCAAAAGAAGCCAAATCTCAAGAATTCGTTCCTAAACCAGGTCCCAGTGGTATTAATGTTACTCCAAGTTCTGACACTCATATCAGTTCTTGGTGGCCAGAATTGTCACAAGGATTTGAtgacgaggaggaagaggtgtTTAATTCAGACACCGGTTCATCTATTGAGGATTCTAAAGCCAAAAGCACAGGAAAAAGTCTGGATAGTGTTATTGAAAAGTTCAAGAACAGAGGTACCCGCAAAGCCCAGCTTATCGAACCGAAAGCACCTTTGCCTCGTACAAGTAATGATTCTCTGCGGAAAAGAAATAGAAGTAGTTCAGGTTCAACTGCAGACAAAGTCAAGGCCAGTCATGTCCGTACTTCGtccaaagaaaaacagcaaacaTCAAGAAAGGAGATAAGTGAATCCCATTCAAAAAGTAGtgctaagaaaagaaaaaaaggcccaAGTCTTCGAGACAACTTGAGTAACAAGTTTAACCTGGAATCTTACAGAGCTCTGGCAAGGCAGCAGCCAAAAGAGAAAGAGCCACCTCATGGAAAAACTCAAGATTCTTGTACAAAAGTAACTGAGCAGCCAAAGAAGTCGCATCTGATATCAGATAAGCCACGTAGTAATGAGAACATTTCAATTCAGAAGAAGACACCACATCAAGAAAGTAAAGAACAATCGAGGCCAAAGGTAGCTGCAAAAATCACACGGAAGACTAGAGCAGAGAAGCTCACGGAAGTTAATCTCTTTCCCTCTCCACAGTTGCCACCTTCAAGGTCTAAGAGGTCGACATTCACAATTCCCAAGAAAAAGACTACTCCAGTTTCAGCAACTGGAAAGCCCAGTGAGAGTCCTATTGAAAAATCTTCCAGCACTCCTGGAGATAGCAAAGTTTCATCAGAATCATTCGATCCTGAAGAAAGTTCACGGTCACCTCTTTGCTTACCAGTTGCTCAGTTAGCATCAAGTCATTCACATAATTTGAGCAGTTTAAACAGAAATGAAGTTAAAGAGAGAACACAGAACAGTGAATCTGAAATTGTTAGGTCATCAGATGAGAAGAATGATAACAGTGGTTGCTCAGCACCAGTTCAAACAGAGGCAATTGTGATGGGAAGTGAAGAggacaaagaaaatgaagctgGTGGTAAGACAATAAAAAGCATATTGAAAGTGTTATGGAATAAAAAGTCATCGAAAAAGACTGTACGCTTCCCGGTAAGTAGTGAGGAGCTAAACAAGATCAAATACATCTCACCTCGGAAGAATAGTGAGAAACTGGGGCGTTTAGAGccaagaatgaaagaggtattgCCAAGGGAACTCATTTTTAGTAAACATGATATTCCTTTAAATTTCCCAGATCATTTTATTGTCCATGTATGCATGTGGAATTATGACTGGCTTGAAACATATCGAAGAGTTCAGGAAAAAATAGAAGTTTCTGGAAGAAACTGTATGATAAAGCCTCCCCCTGTTGTGAAGTCTATAAGTTATCCAACCCTTATATTGTATGAGTCGTTCCGTGATTACAAAGAGATATTCAGTGACCTGTTATATCTAGAAGTTtgggaaaatatatttagagATTGGCAGAAGTACAGACAAAACAATACCTCAATTCCTGTTTATATTGATAAGATAGATGAAGACTTTACACAAAGAAAGCACGAATCAATGAAATCATGGCGAATCAAGGTAATAACTTTACTTTCCCAAGACCAGAGTAATAGAGGACGGCACCCTGCACAAGGCTCGCTCGTTAGTTTGAAGGTGTCACGGGATTCTGAGAGGAAAAAGAGCCAGCATGTGTTTGGTTATGTTCAAGACCTGTTGAAGCAAAAACGAAGAATGATGCCGAAGGAGCTTGAAAATGCATTTCCACTTGCTGATGTTGCACTTATATTAGAAATAAGAATAGCCAAAGAACCTGGATCAGAATTGCGGTGTGGCAATGTCTTGTCTCTGTGTAACATATCTTATATACGGCCATTCACACGAACTTGGGAGGGCCTGTGtaagcttcctctctctcctttgtgcAATGATATATTAAGCCCCAGACAAGACAGCTTCAAGCCCAATCATTCTGCAAAGTATTTGGTCCAAGAGATGCCCCTAAATGAGAGTCAGACGCAAGCAGTTGTTCAAGTGAGTGTTAAATGTGTATATGATCCTCATTTACCAAAACTTAGTCTCATTCATGGACCACCAGGTACAGGAAAGACACGAACAATAGTATCTCTAGTGGCTCAGATAGTAAGATTAAGTGAAGAGACTTGTATGCCAAATTATCGCATTTTGTTGTGTGCTCCTTCTAATGCTGTTGCAGACGAACTTACATTACGTTTGGTCAAgctcagagaaataaatatacctTTACGAGTTGTTAGAGTTGGAATTCGCGACAACATAATTCCTGAGGTGAGAGGTTATAGTCTTGATGCATTTATAGCTAAGCACATGAACAGGGAAttaaaaactcccaaaaatcTCTCGGCAAGGAAAGAATGGGAGcggaaaaaaaatatggcaagtGCAGCAGCGCAAGATTTGGCAAAAGCCAAGAAAGAAAACAAGCCAAAGGAAGCAATAAGGGCACTGGAAAAACGACGCGACGATTTGACGAGATCGTTATCCGAGATGGAAAAGAGTTTTGCTGTTAACCTCTCGCCCAAAGAACACCAGGCGttgtataaaaaatgtcaaaaagacTATCTTCTAGGTGCACAGGTCATCACCACAACGCTTGGTGGATGTTTTTCTGGAGCTATGGCAGAAGTGTTCACGGGAGTAGATCATCCTTTTACGTGCTGTATTGTTGATGAAGCTGGCCAGTGCAAAGAAACTGAAATGTGGCTGCCTCTTCTTTACAGCATGCGAAAGTTGGTGTTAGTTGGAGACCATAGGCAGTTGCCAGCTACAGTCTTGTCCAAGTTAGCCCAAGATAAGAATCTGAAACAGTCCTTGTTTGAGAGACTGTATCATCGGTTTGTAGTGGAACTTCAAAAGGACGAACTTGTGCACACACTTGACGTTCAGTATCGAATGCACCCTGCAATTGCTCATTGGCCATCTGAGCACTTTTATTTCAACAACCTGAAAACTAGTCCTGATGTAATTCAAGAACGTTCTTTCGACTGCATACCGTATGCTGTATTTGATGTGAAG AATTCCCAAGAGCGGAGAGGACCTCGCAACGAACTTTTCAATCCAACTGAGTGCCATGTGGTTCGTCTGATTCTTGACTCTATAGAACCTAATATATCGAAACTAAAGATCGGAGTCATTACCCCATACCAGTGTCAGAAATTCCATCTGGAAAAGGAACTGAATGGCTTCTGTAATCGTTTAAACATCAACATCAACACCATAGATGGCTTTCAG GGCCAGGAACGAGATATTATAATCCTCTCCTTTGTACGCGCAAATTCAGCTTCCCAGATTGGTTTTCTCTCCGAATCGCAGCGGCTGAACGTTGCTCTCACACGGGCGAGGCGATCCTGCTACGTCGTCGCAAGTCTTTCCTCACTCTCCCAGAACAAAGATTGGCAGTCTCTTATATCGAATGCCGGAGCCAGAAACCTCGTTTACGAGATACATGACAGCCACATGAACGAAGGATATTTTAAGTCTGTTTTAAGGAAGTGA